One Chiloscyllium plagiosum isolate BGI_BamShark_2017 chromosome 14, ASM401019v2, whole genome shotgun sequence genomic region harbors:
- the LOC122556446 gene encoding myozenin-2: protein MSSYAALIKERKEMASAIAREAHGEMEEVPHLDLGKKVSVPQDVMMEELALLANKGSKMFHMRQKRVDKFTVEGTPGAQAQVNVNGTVPQEEGGKENYRSEIYITKAGSKGAGPAVAPKPFGKLSAAKNIKVILNPSIIAPGYSGPLKEIPPEKFNITAIPKSYQSPWAEALLDQPDLLESMVNQLPEVPVKAQSETYRCFNRAPTPFGVPGGHRRLLDPSSFEPTEILEEPEVEVEVERFANRPSFNRLARGWSGPPIPESADL from the exons AGGTGCCTCACCTGGATCTGGGGAAGAAAGTCAGTGTTCCTCAGGATGTGATGATGGAGGAGCTCGCGCTACTTGCCAACAAAGGCTCAAAGATGTTCCACATGCGGCAGAAGAGGGTTGACAAGTTCACCGTGGAAGGGACCCCGGGAGCTCAGGCTCAGGTG AATGTCAATGGAACAGTCCCTCaggaggagggagggaaggaaaacTACAGGTCGGAAATCTATATCACAAAAGCTGGCTCGAAAGGGGCTGGGCCAGCCGTTGCCCCGAAACCCTTTGGAAAACTGTCTGCAGCCAAGAACATCAAGGTCATTCTGAACCCCAGCATCATCGCCCCTG GTTATTCCGGGCCTTTGAAGGAAATTCCACCTGAGAAGTTCAACATCACAGCCATTCCCAAGTCATACCAATCACCCTGGGCTGAAGCACTGTTGGATCAACCTGATCTCTTGGAATCCATGGTTAACCAGCTTCCAGAGGTTCCAGTTAAAGCTCAATCAGAGACCTACAGGTGCTTCAACAG AGCCCCCACCCCTTTCGGCGTTCCTGGTGGTCACAGGAGGTTGCTGGACCCATCGAGTTTCGAACCCACGGAGATCCTGGAGGAAccggaggtggaggtggaggtggagcgtTTTGCAAACAGACCCAGCTTCAACAGGCTGGCTCGGGGCTGGTCTGGGCCTCCCATCCCTGAATCCGCCGATCTGTGA